From one Nycticebus coucang isolate mNycCou1 chromosome 14, mNycCou1.pri, whole genome shotgun sequence genomic stretch:
- the LOC128564450 gene encoding olfactory receptor 51B4-like, producing MWSNDTAAPFLLTGFLGSEGIHHWIAIPFFAIYLSILSGNGALLILIWKDRTLHDPMYYFLAMLAGTDLGMTLTTMPTVLGVLLLNQREIAQGACFTQSYFIHTLAIVESGILLAMAYDRFIAIRSPLRYNSILTNSRVMKVGLGVLLRGFVSIVPPILALYWFPYCRSHILSHAFCLHQDVMKLACADTTFNRLYPVVLVALTFFLDALIIVFSYILILNTVMGIASREEQAKALNTCVSHIGCVLIFYITVIGLTFIHRFGKHAPHVVHITMSYVYFLFPPFMNPIIYSIKTKQIQKSIVRLFSGNKSQTFKIILNINYSLYQKFRNGNIIFHIM from the exons ATGTGGTCCAATGACACTGCAGCCCCCTTCCTGCTGACTGGCTTCCTGGGCTCTGAGGGGATTCACCACTGGATCGCCATTCCCTTCTTTGCCATCTATCTGTCCATTCTATCTGGAAATGGAGCACTCCTCATCCTCATTTGGAAGGACCGCACCCTTCATGACCCCATGTACTACTTCCTGGCTATGCTGGCAGGGACAGACCTTGGGATGACACTAACTACGATGCCCACAGTCCTGGGTGTCCTGTTGTTGAACCAGAGGGAGATTGCCCAGGGAGCCTGTTTCACTCAGTCCTACTTCATTCACACACTGGCCATTGTGGAATCAGGTATCTTGCTTGCCATGGCCTATGACCGTTTTATTGCCATTCGATCTCCTCTCAGGTACAACTCCATTCTCACCAATTCCCGAGTGATGAAGGTAGGGCTGGGGGTACTGTTAAGGGGCTTTGTGTCCATTGTGCCTCCAATCCTGGCACTCTATTGGTTCCCATACTGTCGGTCCCACATTCTTTCCCACGCCTTTTGCCTCCACCAAGATGTCATGAAACTTGCCTGTGCTGATACTACATTTAATCGCTTATATCCTGTTGTTCTGGTTGCTTTGACGTTCTTCCTTGATGCTCtgatcattgtcttttcttatatCTTAATCCTTAACACAGTTATGGGCATTGCCTCCAGAGAGGAGCAAGCTAAAGCTCTCAACACTTGTGTTTCCCATATTGGCTGTGTCCTGATATTTTACATCACTGTGATTGGCCTGACTTTCATCCATAGGTTTGGGAAACATGCCCCTCATGTGGTTCATATTACAATGAgctatgtttattttctatttcctccaTTCATGAACCCCATTATATACAGCATCAAGACCAAGCAGATTCAGAAAAGCATTGTTCGCTTATTTTCTGGAAACA AGTCACagactttcaaaattattttaaatatcaattaTTCTTTATATCAGAAGTTCAGAAATGGcaacattatttttcatataatgtAA